One genomic region from Phragmites australis chromosome 1, lpPhrAust1.1, whole genome shotgun sequence encodes:
- the LOC133917100 gene encoding acidic endochitinase-like produces the protein MAGNLKWPPGFSLLLIAGMVGIASAGNIAVYWGQNGGEGTLADACNSGNYAYVILSFLTTFGNGQTPVLNLAGHCDPGSGGCTGLTSDIQGCQSQGIKVLLSLGGAVGNYGLSSTDDANSVASYLWDNYLGGSSSSRPLGAAVLDGIDFDIENGNSAHYDDLANALSGFSAQGQKVYLTAAPQCPYPDASLGPALQTGLFDNVWVQFYNNPGCEYANGDDTNLVSAWGTWTSSVNAGNFYLGLPASTDAAGSGYIQPSDLTGTVLPAIKGVGNYGGIMLWSRFYDVQNNYSGQVVGSV, from the coding sequence ATGGCTGGTAATCTCAAGTGGCCGCCAGGTTTTTCCCTTCTCCTCATTGCCGGCATGGTCGGCATCGCCAGTGCCGGCAACATCGCCGTGTACTGGGGGCAGAACGGCGGCGAGGGCACCCTGGCCGACGCCTGCAACTCGGGCAACTACGCCTATGTCATCCTTTCGTTCCTCACCACCTTCGGTAACGGACAGACCCCGGTCCTCAACCTCGCCGGACATTGTGACCCCGGCTCCGGCGGCTGCACCGGCCTCACCTCCGACATCCAGGGGTGCCAGTCGCAGGGCATCAAGGTACTCCTCTCCCTCGGCGGCGCCGTCGGAAACTATGGCCTGTCCTCCACCGATGACGCCAACAGCGTGGCCAGCTACCTGTGGGACAACTACCTGGGCGGCAGCTCGTCGTCCCGGCCGCTGGGCGCCGCCGTGCTGGACGGCATCGACTTCGACATCGAGAACGGCAACTCGGCGCACTACGACGACCTGGCCAACGCGCTGTCCGGGTTCAGCGCGCAGGGGCAGAAGGTGTACCTGACGGCGGCGCCGCAGTGCCCCTACCCGGACGCGTCGCTGGGTCCCGCGCTGCAGACGGGGCTGTTCGACAACGTGTGGGTGCAGTTCTACAACAACCCCGGGTGCGAGTACGCGAACGGGGACGACACCAACCTGGTGAGCGCGTGGGGCACGTGGACCAGCAGCGTGAACGCCGGGAACTTCTACCTCGGCTTGCCGGCCTCGACAGACGCGGCGGGCAGCGGGTACATTCAGCCCAGCGACCTGACGGGGACGGTGCTCCCCGCCATCAAAGGCGTCGGCAACTACGGCGGGATCATGCTGTGGAGCCGCTTCTACGACGTGCAGAACAACTACAGCGGCCAGGTGGTGGGCAGCGTGTGA
- the LOC133917109 gene encoding pyruvate kinase isozyme G, chloroplastic-like, whose product MAQVVVAAAGTAAAAARPLCGVSGADALRPAAARLPSAVGAGTERWSGAVAARDRRESQVVSVISHAPGADTEVLPVSPDDDAAVKEEANFQHLKAIQQLATAANGVWSKPNVRRKTKIVCTIGPSTNTREMIWKLAEAGMNVSRLNMSHGDHASHQKVIDLVKEYNASHGDNVIAIMLDTKGPEVRSGDLPQPIFLESGQEFSFTIKRGVGTDTCVSVNYDDFVNDVEVGDMLLVDGGMMSLLVKSKTEDSVKCEVIDGGELKSRRHLNVRGKSATLPSITDKDWDDIKFGVENQVDYYAVSFVKDAQVVHELKDYLRSCSADIHVIVKIESADSIPNLHSIITASDGAMVARGDLGAELPIEEVPLLQEEIIRLCRSMGKAVIVATNMLESMIVHPTPTRAEISDIAIAVREGADAVMLSGETAHGKFPLKAVKVMHTVALRTEATIPGAETPADLGHVFKNHMSEMFVYHATMMSNTLRTSIVVFTRTGFMAILLSHYRPSGTIFAFTDQERVRQRLALYQGVCPVQMEFSDDAEKTFRDALSYLLKHGMVKDGEEVALVQSGKQPIWRSQSTHNIQVRKV is encoded by the exons ATGGCgcaggtggtggtggcggcggcgggcacTGCGGCGGCTGCGGCCAGGCCTCTGTGCGGTGTATCTGGGGCCGACGCGCTCAGGCCGGCGGCTGCCAGGCTGCCGTCCGCGGTAGGCGCGGGCACGGAGAGGTGGAGCGGGGCCGTGGCAGCAAGGGACCGACGCGAGTCACAGGTGGTGTCCGTGATAAGCCACGCCCCGGGCGCCGACACCGAGGTGCTTCCCGTGTCGCCCGACGACGACGCGGCCGTCAAg GAAGAAGCAAACTTCCAGCACCTTAAGGCTATTCAGCAACTTGCAACTGCAGCAAATGGTGTGTGGTCTAAACCAAATGTACGGCGCAAGACAAAGATCGTCTGTACCATCGGTCCCTCAACTAACACAAGAGAGATGATATGGAAACTTGCTGAGGCTGGCATGAACGTTTCTCGGCTTAATATGTCACATGGAGACCATGCATCACACCAGAAAGTTATTGATCTAGTGAAGGAATATAATGCATCACATGgagacaatgtgattgctatTATGCTTGACACGAAG GGACCAGAAGTTCGGAGTGGAGATTTGCCTCAACCGATATTTCTGGAAAGCGGCCAAGAGTTCAGTTTTACAATCAAAAGGGGAGTTGGGACTGATACATGTGTTAGCGTGAACTACGACGACTTTGTTAACGATGTAGAAGTGGGTGACATGCTCCTTGTAGATG GAGGAATGATGTCATTGTTGGTCAAGTCAAAAACTGAAGATTCTGTGAAATGTGAAGTTATTGACGGAGGTGAACTGAAATCTAGGCGTCACCTGAACGTTCGTGGAAAGAGTGCAACCTTGCCATCAATCACTG ATAAGGATTGGGACGATATTAAGTTTGGTGTGGAAAATCAGGTTGATTATTATGCTGTTTCTTTTGTCAAAGATGCTCAAGTTGTCCACGAACTGAAGGATTATCTCAGAA GCTGCAGTGCTGACATACATGTAATTGTGAAAATCGAAAGTGCAGACTCCATTCCAAACCTACATTCAATCATCACAGCATCTGATGGG GCCATGGTTGCCAGGGGTGacctgggagctgaactacctATTGAGGAGGTGCCACTGTTGCAG GAAGAAATTATTAGACTGTGCAGGAGCATGGGAAAGGCTGTTATTGTTGCTACTAATATGCTGGAAAGTATGATTGTTCATCCAACTCCGACCCGAGCAGAAATTTCAGACATTGCTATAGCTGTTCGAGAGGGTGCTGATGCAGTTATGCTTTCTGGGGAAACTGCACATGGAAA ATTTCCCTTGAAAGCTGTTAAGGTCATGCACACCGTTGCCCTGAGAACTGAGGCAACTATTCCTGGTGCAGAGACACCTGCTGATCTTGGTCATGTTTTCAAG AACCACATGAGCGAAATGTTCGTGTACCATGCAACAATGATGTCAAATACTCTTCGAACATCAATAGTGGTTTTCACCAGGACAGGATTTATGGCTATCCTACTTAGTCACTATCGGCCATCTGGCACTATTTTTGCCTTTACAGATCA GGAGAGAGTTAGACAACGATTGGCTTTGTACCAAGGTGTATGTCCAGTTCAAATGGAATTTTCTGATGATGCTGAGAAGACATTTCGTGATGCTTTGTCTTATTTGCTG AAACATGGTATGGTTAAGGACGGCGAGGAGGTTGCACTCGTTCAAAGTGGCAAACAGCCCATCTGGAGATCACAATCCACACATAACATTCAGGTTAGGAAGGTCTGA
- the LOC133917090 gene encoding F-box/kelch-repeat protein At3g61590-like, producing MIGLMEDHGSWDSLSVDHIGTPAFNSGVVSEASNGSKELSVSLDMVVPDDILERIFTFLPIASMIRAAAVCKRWYSIIYSSRFLWTHMLPQRPWYFMFTSNETAAGYAFDPILRKWYDLELPCIDKSSCFVSSSCGLVCFMDNDNRNTISVSNPITKDSKRILEPPGVTLPDYSTIAIKVDRLSHNYTITLAKSKQIPEDFVRWDFSVYKYDSWSGTWVTAVSEVFIGWRGGDDSVICDGILYCLIHSTGVLGNVNPRHGLIMYDLVAGPSETSLMQTSIPVPCSLTCGRLVNLKEKLVLVGGIAKHNRPDIIKGIGIWELHEKHWHEVARMPHKFFQGFGEFDDVFASSGTDDLVYIQSYGATALLVFDMMQKQWRWSVKCPVTKRFPLQLFTGFCFEPRLDITA from the coding sequence ATGATTGGTCTCATGGAAGACCATGGGTCATGGGATTCTCTTTCAGTTGATCACATTGGAACTCCTGCATTTAACTCTGGAGTCGTTTCTGAGGCTAGCAATGGAAGCAAAGAATTATCAGTTTCATTGGACATGGTCGTTCCTGATGATATCCTAGAGAGAATCTTCACGTTCTTGCCTATAGCAAGCATGATAAGGGCAGCAGCAGTATGCAAAAGATGGTACAGCATTATCTATTCAAGCAGATTTCTTTGGACCCACATGTTGCCTCAAAGGCCGTGGTACTTCATGTTCACCTCTAATGAAACTGCTGCTGGGTATGCTTTTGACCCCATCCTCCGGAAGTGGTATGATTTAGAGCTTCCTTGTATTGATAAGAGCAGTTGTTTTGTCTCTTCTTCTTGTGGCCTAGTTTGCTTCATGGATAATGACAACAGGAACACCATTTCTGTATCTAACCCTATCACAAAAGATTCCAAGAGGATTTTGGAGCCTCCGGGTGTAACATTGCCAGATTACAGTACAATTGCCATAAAGGTTGATCGTTTGTCTCATAATTACACCATTACATTGGCAAAATCCAAGCAGATTCCTGAAGATTTTGTCAGATGGGATTTTTCAGTATACAAGTATGACTCATGGAGTGGTACATGGGTAACTGCTGTGAGCGAAGTGTTCATCGGTTGGAGAGGGGGTGATGATAGTGTAATATGCGATGGAATCCTGTACTGTTTAATTCACTCCACCGGGGTTCTTGGCAATGTCAACCCCCGTCATGGCCTTATCATGTATGACCTTGTTGCTGGACCTTCTGAGACTTCGTTAATGCAAACGTCAATCCCGGTACCTTGTTCTCTCACATGTGGACGTCTGGTAAACTTAAAGGAGAAGCTGGTTTTGGTTGGCGGAATTGCAAAGCACAACAGACCAGACATCATTAAAGGAATAGGAATATGGGAACTCCATGAGAAACACTGGCATGAGGTAGCTCGGATGCCACACAAATTCTTCCAAGGATTTGGCGAATTTGATGATGTTTTCGCCAGCAGCGGCACGGATGACCTTGTCTACATACAAAGCTATGGTGCAACTGCTTTGCTTGTTTTTGACATGATGCAGAAGCAATGGAGGTGGTCAGTAAAATGCCCTGTGACCAAAAGATTTCCTCTCCAGCTTTTCACTGGCTTTTGCTTTGAGCCTCGGCTTGATATCACTGCTTAA